In a genomic window of Aphanothece sacrum FPU1:
- a CDS encoding DUF4926 domain-containing protein: MQLPLFSEVRLTTDLPNYNLNKGCSAIIVEHFQNKEEKGYLLEVLDENNQGYRIIAVTPNQIELINSYHKTKETAIYLGQI, translated from the coding sequence ATGCAATTACCTCTATTCTCAGAAGTTAGATTAACCACCGATTTACCTAACTATAATTTAAACAAAGGTTGTTCAGCTATTATTGTTGAGCATTTTCAAAATAAAGAAGAAAAAGGTTATTTATTAGAAGTGTTAGATGAGAATAATCAAGGATATAGGATAATTGCCGTAACTCCTAATCAAATTGAGCTAATCAACTCGTATCACAAAACTAAAGAAACCGCAATTTATTTAGGACAAATATAA
- a CDS encoding DUF3536 domain-containing protein: MTYIVEHSTPTAADFVQETINPLTTATGVYVTIHGHFYQPPRENPYLDTIERQASAYPFHNWNERIHHECYRTNAFSRVLNSQGEVIGIVNNYEYLSFNIGPTLMSWLQSHDPEVYQRIIDADHKSCQRLNGHGNAIAQVYNHIILPLGNERDKYTQIRWGKEDFRNRFGRNPEGMWLAETAVDYDTLEVLINEEISFIILAPSQAKRCRPFATEEQPSPQWHEVGGAQIDPTRPYRCFIKDGRYIDIFFYDGPISGDMGFGDVLESSGHFAARIGRAVKGDHRPSQIISVATDGETFGHHKTGKERCLAYAFTVEFPQRGWTVTNYAHYLSLCPPSWEVELKPVTAWSCVHGVDRWQDDCGCGGGGEWHQKWRRPLRDTLNWLRDQLIPIYEQTASQLLHDPWRARDEYINVILDRSVETVEEFLSRHQHHPLSPAEQIDALRLLEIQRHSLLMYTSCGWFFEEISRPEGTQILRYAARALQLAGEVAGANLEEEFISRLSWAPSNVKTYQNGADVYRHLVISAQIDFNQVAAHYAINSLFSSYSPQQQVYCYETQQLDYQKQNMGALTVAVGQLRLTSKITWESHHFVFAVLHLGGWDFHCCIQPFVGRLAYTEVKEKLFEVFKQASAAQTILTMGKLFGEQSFSLQHLFAEERQRMMNLLMTKTKKQLDQLYTQVYRDNYSILVAFQRDELPVPKELQVAAEIALSHRCLITVQALAETIHNPQKTDTHLSELEAIATEANNLCCNLEIPDAKNTLETLILQNLSQILYKSDPDEINSQIERLSKIIEVGKQLNLGLSLDKAQELYYSFLYQQIIPQCLNNNDQQNSDATCHWTPSQLCPLLNFGHTLSVDVSPWLQ; the protein is encoded by the coding sequence ATGACTTATATTGTTGAACATTCTACCCCGACGGCTGCGGATTTTGTCCAAGAAACAATTAATCCTTTAACCACTGCCACTGGTGTATATGTTACAATTCACGGACATTTCTATCAACCACCGCGAGAAAATCCTTATTTAGATACTATTGAAAGACAAGCAAGTGCCTATCCTTTCCATAATTGGAACGAAAGAATTCACCATGAATGTTATCGCACTAATGCCTTTTCTAGAGTTCTAAATTCTCAAGGAGAAGTAATTGGAATTGTCAATAATTATGAGTATTTAAGCTTTAATATTGGCCCTACATTAATGTCTTGGTTACAGTCTCATGATCCGGAAGTTTATCAACGTATAATAGACGCAGATCATAAGAGTTGCCAACGTCTTAATGGTCATGGAAATGCTATTGCTCAAGTATATAATCACATTATTTTACCCTTAGGGAATGAACGAGATAAATATACTCAAATTCGTTGGGGTAAAGAGGATTTTCGGAATCGTTTTGGACGTAACCCGGAAGGAATGTGGTTAGCTGAAACCGCCGTTGATTATGATACTTTAGAAGTATTAATTAATGAAGAAATTAGCTTTATTATTTTAGCTCCTTCTCAAGCAAAACGGTGTCGTCCTTTTGCCACAGAAGAACAACCATCACCCCAATGGCATGAAGTAGGAGGCGCACAAATTGATCCTACCCGTCCTTATCGTTGTTTTATCAAAGATGGACGTTATATTGACATTTTCTTCTATGATGGGCCCATTTCTGGAGATATGGGTTTTGGGGATGTTTTAGAGAGTTCTGGACATTTTGCCGCACGTATTGGACGGGCAGTAAAAGGAGATCATCGTCCCTCTCAAATTATTAGTGTAGCTACCGATGGGGAAACTTTTGGTCATCATAAAACCGGAAAAGAAAGATGTTTAGCCTATGCTTTTACGGTAGAATTTCCTCAACGAGGTTGGACAGTTACTAATTATGCCCATTATCTAAGTTTATGTCCTCCCAGTTGGGAAGTAGAACTCAAACCCGTTACCGCTTGGAGTTGTGTTCATGGGGTTGATCGTTGGCAAGATGACTGCGGTTGCGGTGGAGGTGGAGAATGGCATCAAAAATGGCGACGACCCCTACGAGATACATTAAATTGGTTACGGGATCAATTAATTCCTATCTATGAACAAACTGCTAGTCAATTATTACATGATCCTTGGCGGGCTAGAGATGAGTACATCAACGTTATTTTAGATCGGTCAGTCGAAACTGTTGAAGAATTTTTGAGTCGTCATCAACATCATCCTCTTTCTCCTGCTGAACAAATTGATGCTTTACGTTTGTTAGAAATACAAAGACATTCTTTGTTAATGTATACCAGTTGTGGCTGGTTTTTTGAAGAAATTTCTCGCCCCGAAGGAACTCAAATTTTACGTTATGCAGCCCGCGCTTTACAATTAGCTGGAGAAGTGGCTGGGGCCAACTTAGAAGAAGAATTTATTTCCCGTCTTTCCTGGGCCCCTAGTAATGTTAAAACTTATCAAAATGGGGCGGATGTTTATCGTCATTTGGTAATTTCTGCTCAAATTGATTTTAATCAAGTGGCGGCCCATTATGCTATTAATTCTCTGTTTAGTTCTTATTCTCCCCAACAACAGGTTTACTGTTATGAGACTCAACAGTTAGACTATCAAAAGCAAAATATGGGGGCTTTAACCGTAGCGGTAGGACAACTACGTTTGACCTCAAAAATCACTTGGGAAAGTCATCATTTTGTTTTTGCTGTCTTACATTTAGGGGGTTGGGACTTCCATTGTTGTATTCAACCTTTTGTCGGACGTTTGGCTTATACAGAGGTCAAAGAAAAGCTATTTGAAGTGTTTAAACAAGCTAGTGCTGCCCAAACTATTTTAACTATGGGTAAACTATTTGGGGAACAATCTTTTAGTTTACAACACCTGTTTGCGGAAGAACGTCAGCGTATGATGAATTTGTTGATGACTAAAACTAAGAAACAACTTGATCAACTTTATACCCAAGTTTATCGAGATAATTATAGCATTTTAGTGGCGTTTCAACGGGATGAATTACCTGTTCCTAAAGAGTTACAAGTAGCTGCTGAAATTGCCCTATCTCATCGCTGTTTAATCACTGTTCAAGCTTTAGCAGAAACTATCCATAACCCTCAAAAAACTGACACTCATTTAAGTGAGTTAGAAGCGATCGCAACTGAAGCTAATAATTTGTGTTGTAATTTAGAGATTCCTGATGCTAAAAACACTCTAGAAACTCTAATTTTACAAAATCTTTCTCAGATTTTATACAAGAGTGATCCCGATGAGATTAACAGTCAAATTGAGAGATTGAGTAAGATTATTGAGGTAGGAAAACAATTAAATCTTGGACTATCTTTAGATAAGGCGCAAGAACTTTATTACTCTTTCCTCTATCAACAAATTATTCCTCAATGTCTTAACAACAATGATCAGCAAAATAGTGATGCTACTTGTCATTGGACACCTTCTCAACTGTGTCCCCTGTTGAATTTTGGTCACACATTGAGTGTTGATGTTAGTCCTTGGTTACAATAA